A part of Desulfofundulus salinus genomic DNA contains:
- a CDS encoding alpha/beta hydrolase, with protein MADNNIWKKVAFRNSRGLTLAGLLYGTPEETGDIVIHCHGFTGSKEGGGRALELGAELGRRGWSTLVFDFAGNGESEGNFADITLSGQIDDLTCTVDWVLKQGYKRIVTVGRSFGGSTVICQGARDPRVAGVCTWAAPARLLDLFASFTDEPIDGPEEMVAIAGEDGIIYLKKAFFQDLKLYDVPGDAARLSPRPLLVIHGTRDDVVPPEDARLIFNAAGEPRELVWIEEGDHQFAKHHHQVWETLFTWLDRYFKKPVP; from the coding sequence ATGGCCGATAATAATATCTGGAAAAAGGTTGCTTTTCGGAACTCCCGGGGGTTAACCCTGGCCGGTCTGTTATACGGCACGCCGGAGGAAACAGGTGATATTGTCATTCACTGCCACGGCTTCACGGGCAGCAAAGAAGGGGGTGGACGGGCCCTGGAGCTGGGTGCCGAACTGGGCCGGCGTGGCTGGTCTACCCTGGTCTTTGATTTTGCCGGTAATGGTGAAAGCGAGGGAAACTTCGCGGACATTACCCTCTCGGGACAGATCGACGACCTTACCTGCACCGTGGACTGGGTGCTCAAACAGGGGTATAAACGGATTGTTACCGTGGGGCGCAGTTTCGGCGGTTCCACGGTTATCTGCCAGGGAGCCCGGGATCCCAGGGTGGCCGGGGTGTGCACCTGGGCTGCACCGGCCAGATTACTGGATCTTTTTGCCTCATTTACCGACGAGCCCATTGACGGCCCGGAAGAAATGGTGGCCATTGCAGGAGAAGACGGCATCATCTACTTGAAGAAAGCTTTTTTCCAGGACCTGAAGCTCTATGATGTTCCAGGAGATGCAGCGCGCCTTTCCCCCCGGCCCCTTTTAGTCATCCACGGCACCAGAGACGACGTCGTTCCGCCCGAAGACGCCCGGCTCATTTTTAACGCAGCCGGGGAACCCAGGGAACTGGTCTGGATTGAAGAAGGGGATCACCAGTTTGCGAAACATCATCATCAGGTCTGGGAAACCCTGTTTACCTGGCTGGACAGGTATTTTAAAAAGCCGGTCCCCTGA
- a CDS encoding zinc-ribbon domain containing protein, translating to MSYEDRVLTCRDCGADFIFTAGEQAFYAEKGLLNDPTRCRDCRRRRKQRSNGNAGGMERQMYDTFCSTCGAPTQVPFKPTGRKPVYCRECMAVNRRASFR from the coding sequence GTGTCTTACGAGGACAGAGTGCTTACCTGCCGTGATTGCGGCGCCGATTTCATCTTTACCGCCGGAGAACAGGCCTTTTACGCCGAGAAAGGCCTGCTGAATGACCCCACCCGCTGCCGGGACTGCCGCCGCCGGCGCAAGCAGCGCAGCAACGGTAACGCCGGGGGAATGGAGCGGCAGATGTACGATACCTTCTGCTCCACCTGCGGTGCACCCACCCAGGTGCCCTTTAAACCTACCGGCCGCAAGCCGGTTTACTGCCGGGAATGCATGGCGGTTAACCGCCGGGCAAGCTTCCGCTAG
- a CDS encoding spore germination protein, which translates to MARFIKPLRARFLDRAKHPVNQAQEDSPGNVSWKNQVLTPHLETNLKQIKAILDKCSDVIYREFVFVQNEQIRLALIYTDGLADKGQVSDQIMRALALEVAMAVPGQEITKARALEFIKQRGLCIHQIKETDKLQDIIHAILSGDTVLLVDGHTSAIINGARGWEGRSITDPEAEPTVRGSRESFVETLRVNTSLIRRRIKSPNLKIEILRLGEVTNTDVAIAYIEGIANEKLVAEVKSRLERIKVDAVLESGYIEELIEDNPLSPFPTVNHTEKPDKVAAMLLEGRVAILVDGTPFALTVPNLFIEYLHASEDYYERFLFASAVRLIRFLSMIISLTLPALYIAVVSFHHELLPTTLLLSVAAQREAVPFPVFIEVVVMEITFEILREAGIRLPRPIGQAVSIVGALVIGEAAVRAGLVAAATVIVVAFTGIASFTFFYSASIAFRLLRFTMMLLSATLGLFGLISGLAIIGIHLCTLRSFGVPYLSPVVPTTGVDLKDVAFRAPLWSMFSRPRLIARQDQKRQEQGLKPTPPETRPKR; encoded by the coding sequence ATGGCCAGATTCATTAAGCCGTTGAGAGCAAGATTCCTGGACCGGGCCAAACATCCTGTCAATCAAGCCCAGGAAGACAGCCCTGGCAACGTGTCCTGGAAGAACCAGGTTTTGACCCCGCACCTGGAAACTAACCTGAAGCAGATTAAAGCCATCCTGGATAAATGCAGCGACGTAATTTACCGGGAGTTTGTTTTTGTCCAGAATGAGCAGATCAGGCTAGCCCTGATCTATACGGACGGTCTGGCAGACAAAGGGCAGGTCAGTGACCAGATCATGCGGGCGCTGGCCCTGGAAGTGGCTATGGCCGTGCCCGGCCAGGAGATTACAAAAGCCCGGGCACTGGAATTCATCAAACAGCGGGGTCTGTGCATACACCAGATCAAGGAAACCGATAAGCTACAGGATATCATCCACGCCATTCTGTCGGGGGATACCGTTTTGCTGGTTGACGGGCACACCTCCGCCATCATCAACGGGGCCAGGGGCTGGGAAGGGCGTAGCATTACCGACCCGGAAGCAGAGCCGACGGTGCGGGGATCGCGGGAGTCTTTTGTCGAGACCTTAAGGGTCAATACATCGCTCATCCGGCGGAGAATAAAAAGCCCCAACTTGAAAATCGAAATCTTAAGGCTTGGCGAGGTTACCAACACCGATGTGGCCATAGCTTATATTGAAGGCATCGCCAACGAAAAGCTGGTGGCAGAAGTGAAAAGCCGGCTGGAGAGAATTAAGGTTGATGCCGTTCTGGAAAGTGGCTACATCGAGGAACTGATCGAGGACAATCCCTTGAGCCCTTTTCCCACGGTTAACCATACCGAAAAGCCGGATAAGGTGGCGGCGATGTTGCTGGAAGGGCGGGTGGCCATTCTGGTGGACGGCACCCCCTTTGCCCTGACCGTACCCAACCTGTTCATCGAATATCTCCACGCCTCCGAGGACTATTACGAGCGGTTCCTATTCGCCTCGGCCGTGCGGCTAATCCGGTTTCTTTCCATGATCATATCGCTTACGCTGCCTGCGCTGTATATTGCCGTGGTCAGCTTTCATCATGAGCTGCTCCCCACTACGCTTTTGCTGAGTGTCGCCGCGCAGCGGGAGGCGGTCCCTTTCCCGGTCTTCATTGAGGTGGTGGTCATGGAAATTACTTTTGAAATCTTAAGGGAAGCCGGGATCCGCCTGCCGCGACCCATAGGCCAGGCGGTAAGCATCGTGGGCGCCCTGGTCATCGGGGAGGCCGCCGTGCGGGCCGGCCTGGTGGCCGCCGCTACCGTCATCGTTGTAGCCTTTACCGGCATTGCCTCCTTTACTTTTTTTTACAGCGCCAGTATTGCCTTTCGCCTCTTGCGGTTCACCATGATGTTATTATCGGCCACCCTGGGCTTATTCGGATTGATCAGCGGGCTGGCGATCATCGGTATCCACCTGTGCACACTGCGCTCCTTCGGGGTTCCCTACCTGTCTCCGGTAGTCCCCACCACCGGCGTCGACCTGAAGGACGTGGCCTTCCGGGCACCGTTGTGGTCCATGTTTTCCCGCCCCCGGTTGATCGCGAGGCAAGATCAAAAAAGGCAGGAACAGGGTTTAAAACCAACCCCTCCGGAAACCCGGCCGAAGAGATAA
- a CDS encoding hydantoinase/oxoprolinase family protein produces MLGKRVLTGKKSPSPENQAGVETSPTYRAAVDTGGTFTDICLLREDTGEVFISKVPTTPDPDRAVLDGLAGAAAAAGLDPAGLKLLLHSTTVATNALLEGKGVPVALLVTRGFKDILLIGRQNRPALYDFWAVKPRPLVPRRLTFEVTERVMAGGQVYIPLDEGEVEAIVEEIRRAGVFSIAVSFLHSYANPRHEERVREIIARVYPAARVTLSSDILPEFREYERTSTTAINALVQPRIADYVARLKEGLKGITGPGRQGRRPPGLFIMQSSGGMLTADQAMRESARTVLSGPAGGALAGLFLARQTGRPNVITADMGGTSMDICLIKGEQLRHTTEGTIGGYPLSLPMLDIHTIGAGGGSIGWVDGGGALRVGPASAGADPGPACYGLGGTEPTVTDANLVLGRINPNRSLNPALTLQLRLARKYLEGKIARPLKLTVEEAAAGMIRVVNAAMARAIRVVSVQRGHDPRDFTLVAFGGAGPLHAVELARELNIPYVLIPRYPGVTSALGMLYADVRRDYVRTALLPLNDTEPGKLVDLYKPLEEKGRRELEQEGFSPSEIIITRQADLRYRGQSYTLTLPLPAGQLAPEDLAILRRNFHLLHRQEYGFCREEAPLEVVNLRLVALGNLTRPAVSTPVKKKGSRLMPEPLEERPVYFDDRFLPTPVYRRNDLEPEMSLKGPAVIEQSDTTTLVWPGTSVRVDQWGNLIIHVGGR; encoded by the coding sequence ATGTTAGGAAAGAGAGTGCTTACGGGAAAGAAAAGCCCCTCCCCGGAAAACCAGGCCGGCGTGGAAACGAGCCCCACCTACCGGGCCGCCGTGGATACGGGGGGCACATTCACCGATATCTGCCTGCTCCGGGAAGATACCGGCGAAGTATTTATCTCCAAGGTACCCACCACCCCTGATCCGGACCGGGCCGTACTGGACGGCCTGGCCGGGGCGGCAGCTGCGGCCGGGTTGGACCCGGCAGGATTAAAATTGCTCCTTCACAGCACCACCGTGGCCACCAACGCCCTCCTGGAAGGCAAGGGCGTACCGGTGGCCCTGCTGGTTACCCGGGGCTTTAAGGACATTTTGCTCATCGGGAGGCAGAACCGGCCGGCCCTTTACGATTTCTGGGCGGTAAAACCCCGCCCCCTTGTTCCCCGCCGCTTAACCTTCGAGGTAACGGAACGGGTCATGGCGGGCGGCCAGGTATACATTCCGCTGGACGAAGGGGAAGTGGAGGCCATTGTGGAAGAAATCCGCCGGGCCGGGGTATTTTCTATTGCCGTAAGCTTCCTGCACTCCTACGCCAACCCCCGGCACGAAGAGCGGGTGCGGGAAATTATTGCCCGTGTTTACCCCGCCGCCCGGGTGACCCTTTCTTCCGATATCCTGCCTGAATTCCGGGAATACGAACGCACCAGTACCACCGCCATTAACGCCCTCGTTCAGCCCCGGATAGCCGATTATGTAGCCCGTCTGAAGGAAGGTTTAAAGGGCATCACCGGCCCGGGGAGGCAAGGCAGACGGCCACCCGGTTTGTTCATCATGCAGTCCAGCGGCGGTATGCTTACGGCCGACCAGGCCATGCGGGAAAGCGCCCGCACCGTTCTTTCCGGTCCCGCCGGCGGGGCTTTAGCCGGGCTGTTCCTGGCCCGCCAGACCGGCCGCCCCAATGTAATCACCGCCGATATGGGCGGCACCAGCATGGATATCTGCCTGATTAAGGGAGAGCAGCTGCGCCACACCACGGAGGGCACCATTGGCGGTTACCCGTTGAGCCTGCCCATGCTGGATATTCACACCATCGGGGCGGGCGGGGGCAGCATTGGCTGGGTGGACGGCGGTGGAGCCCTGCGGGTGGGACCCGCCAGCGCCGGGGCCGATCCCGGCCCGGCCTGCTACGGCCTGGGAGGAACGGAGCCTACGGTTACCGACGCCAACCTGGTGCTGGGACGCATCAACCCCAACCGGAGTTTAAATCCCGCGCTTACTTTGCAGCTCCGGCTGGCCAGAAAATACCTGGAGGGAAAAATTGCCCGTCCTTTAAAACTTACCGTTGAAGAAGCCGCGGCAGGCATGATCCGGGTGGTAAATGCCGCCATGGCCCGGGCCATACGGGTTGTTTCAGTCCAGCGGGGCCATGACCCCCGGGATTTCACCCTGGTCGCTTTCGGCGGGGCCGGGCCCCTGCACGCCGTGGAACTGGCCCGGGAGCTGAATATTCCCTACGTGCTCATCCCCCGCTACCCCGGGGTTACCTCCGCCCTGGGGATGCTCTATGCCGACGTGCGCCGTGATTACGTACGCACGGCACTGTTGCCTTTAAACGACACGGAGCCCGGCAAACTGGTAGACCTTTACAAGCCTCTCGAAGAAAAAGGCCGCCGTGAGCTGGAACAGGAGGGATTTTCCCCCTCGGAGATCATTATCACCCGCCAGGCAGATTTACGCTACAGGGGCCAGTCCTATACCCTGACCCTCCCATTGCCCGCCGGTCAACTGGCTCCGGAAGACCTGGCCATTTTACGGCGCAACTTTCACCTGCTTCACCGGCAGGAATACGGTTTTTGCCGTGAGGAAGCCCCTTTAGAGGTGGTCAACCTGCGGCTGGTGGCCCTGGGAAACCTGACCCGCCCCGCCGTTTCCACCCCCGTAAAAAAGAAGGGTTCAAGGTTGATGCCCGAACCGCTGGAAGAGCGGCCGGTGTACTTTGATGACCGCTTCTTACCCACACCGGTTTATCGCCGCAACGATCTGGAACCGGAGATGAGCCTGAAGGGACCGGCGGTAATTGAGCAATCCGACACCACCACCCTGGTATGGCCCGGAACGTCCGTACGGGTAGACCAGTGGGGCAATCTCATCATCCATGTGGGGGGAAGATAG
- a CDS encoding hydantoinase B/oxoprolinase family protein, which translates to MSQLDIDPVQLEVTRHALQSVAEEMGAILTRMALSPNIKDRRDCSTAIYTADGRLVAQAEHIPLHLGLMPAVVQAVLREYPLAKLEDGDAVIINDPYISGSHLPDICVISPVFYRNRPLALVANLAHHVDVGGAVPGSMSTLATEIFQEGIRIPPVKIRRRGKINQELLKLVSHNLRTTREFHGDIQAQLTANDRGIKRLVELAERYGANALKQHMEQIISYTHWRLLAALEIIPPGTYEFEDFLEGDGLEEKPINIRVAVTRHDKGLTVDFSGTHPQVKGPVNATRGVTLACVYYVVKAVVDPDLPSSDGLNRAVEVVTPEGSLVNPVFPAPVAHASINTAQRIADVLLGALARAVPERVTAAGTGSMSNFTAGGVDPTTGTYYSCVETCGGGQGAKHNQDGMDGVHVHMTNTRNTPVEVIEQSYPLRVERYALVPDSGGAGKHRGGLGMVREITVLRGEATVAVSTERAKSPPWGLAGGLPGQRAMARVVWQANPTFAGSGLDGGSTGRLPVAATVGTETNGKQEFKEGKFTCRVPAGTTIILQTAGGGGYGHPLERNPEQVRQDVLEGLVSRRAAKEVYGVVFTADLEVDHEATVRQRKELRHKGQ; encoded by the coding sequence ATGTCCCAATTAGATATAGACCCCGTACAACTGGAAGTAACCCGCCACGCCCTGCAATCGGTGGCCGAGGAAATGGGCGCCATCCTTACCAGAATGGCCCTTTCCCCCAATATCAAGGACCGCCGCGACTGTTCCACCGCCATCTACACCGCCGACGGCCGGCTGGTGGCCCAGGCGGAACACATTCCCCTTCATCTCGGCCTCATGCCTGCGGTGGTGCAGGCAGTGTTACGGGAATATCCCCTGGCGAAGCTTGAGGACGGCGATGCGGTCATCATAAACGACCCTTACATCAGCGGCTCCCACCTGCCCGACATCTGCGTGATTAGCCCCGTCTTTTACCGGAACAGGCCCCTGGCCCTGGTGGCCAATCTAGCCCACCATGTGGATGTGGGCGGTGCAGTCCCGGGCAGCATGTCCACCCTGGCCACGGAAATTTTCCAGGAGGGCATCCGTATACCGCCGGTTAAAATCCGCAGGCGGGGCAAGATCAACCAGGAGCTTTTAAAGCTGGTGTCCCACAACCTGCGGACCACCAGGGAGTTTCATGGTGATATCCAGGCTCAGCTTACGGCCAACGACCGGGGGATAAAAAGGCTTGTGGAGCTGGCGGAGCGCTACGGGGCAAATGCATTGAAGCAGCATATGGAACAAATCATCAGCTACACCCACTGGCGGCTCCTCGCTGCCTTAGAAATAATACCCCCGGGGACCTATGAGTTTGAAGACTTCCTGGAAGGAGACGGCCTGGAAGAAAAACCTATCAATATCCGGGTAGCCGTTACCCGGCACGATAAAGGGCTTACGGTAGACTTCAGCGGTACCCACCCCCAGGTAAAAGGGCCGGTTAATGCCACCAGGGGGGTAACCCTGGCCTGTGTCTACTATGTAGTAAAGGCAGTGGTGGACCCCGATTTGCCTTCCAGTGATGGCCTCAACCGGGCTGTGGAGGTAGTTACACCCGAAGGCAGTCTGGTAAATCCCGTCTTCCCCGCCCCGGTAGCCCACGCCAGCATTAATACTGCCCAGCGCATTGCCGACGTGCTCCTGGGTGCCCTGGCCCGGGCGGTGCCGGAGAGGGTAACGGCAGCGGGAACAGGAAGCATGAGCAATTTTACCGCAGGCGGCGTCGACCCCACCACCGGCACCTACTATTCCTGCGTGGAAACATGCGGCGGCGGCCAGGGAGCAAAACACAACCAGGACGGGATGGACGGGGTGCACGTGCACATGACCAACACCCGCAACACGCCGGTGGAAGTAATCGAGCAGTCTTACCCGCTAAGGGTGGAGCGCTACGCCCTGGTTCCCGATTCGGGTGGGGCCGGAAAACACCGGGGCGGCCTGGGCATGGTGCGGGAAATCACCGTCTTAAGGGGAGAAGCCACAGTAGCGGTAAGCACTGAACGGGCAAAATCGCCCCCCTGGGGCCTGGCGGGCGGTCTGCCGGGACAGAGGGCGATGGCCAGGGTGGTCTGGCAGGCAAACCCCACCTTTGCAGGCTCGGGCCTGGACGGGGGCTCTACCGGACGGCTGCCAGTGGCAGCAACAGTGGGAACAGAAACGAACGGGAAACAGGAATTCAAAGAGGGAAAATTTACCTGCCGGGTACCGGCGGGAACCACCATTATACTGCAAACCGCCGGCGGGGGTGGTTACGGTCACCCCCTGGAACGGAATCCGGAGCAGGTGCGGCAGGATGTGCTGGAAGGGCTGGTCAGCCGCCGGGCGGCAAAAGAAGTGTATGGGGTCGTATTCACCGCGGATCTTGAGGTAGACCATGAGGCCACCGTCAGGCAGCGGAAAGAATTGCGCCACAAGGGGCAATGA
- a CDS encoding GerAB/ArcD/ProY family transporter yields the protein MLEQGKIDSKQAILLMISLVLPTAILTVPAITVKHARQDAWLSIIVATMAGLLIARLVVSLSLRFPGKTLFEYAEEILGKVPGKIVGLMYIWWFLHTNALIMDEFGAFLCTAQMPDTPVIVFFIVGIAVAAYAIRNGLEVLSRFNQLFLPLVLGLLLVVFILATKEMKVARLLPVFDKGAIAILKGAATPASWLGEIVAFAMIIPFLNKPKEAHRVAALATLFTGFFLLVSILVAITIFGPNVTGHWIFPTYNAVRAVSIANFLERLDTIIVAVWMFGGFAKVGVFYYAAVLGSAQWLGLKDYRPLVAPVGVILAALAVLCKNIVELLDFLAAVWPPYALSVFEVGMPLVLLIVALARGKGGKSVG from the coding sequence ATGCTGGAACAGGGCAAAATTGATAGCAAACAGGCCATTTTGTTGATGATCAGCCTGGTTCTCCCCACGGCCATCCTCACCGTTCCTGCCATTACCGTGAAGCACGCCAGACAGGATGCCTGGCTATCAATCATCGTCGCCACAATGGCAGGACTGCTGATCGCCCGGCTGGTAGTGAGCTTGAGCCTCCGTTTCCCGGGAAAAACCCTGTTTGAATACGCGGAGGAAATTCTAGGCAAGGTGCCGGGGAAGATTGTCGGTCTTATGTATATCTGGTGGTTCCTGCACACAAATGCCTTGATCATGGATGAGTTTGGAGCTTTTCTGTGTACCGCTCAAATGCCCGATACCCCGGTCATTGTTTTTTTCATTGTGGGGATTGCTGTGGCGGCCTACGCGATCCGCAACGGACTGGAGGTTTTAAGCCGCTTCAACCAGCTGTTCCTGCCCCTTGTCCTGGGATTGCTGCTTGTCGTTTTCATTTTAGCCACCAAAGAGATGAAGGTGGCCAGGCTGCTGCCGGTTTTTGATAAGGGTGCTATCGCTATTCTAAAAGGGGCCGCCACACCCGCGAGCTGGCTGGGGGAAATTGTTGCCTTTGCCATGATCATTCCTTTTCTTAACAAGCCAAAGGAAGCCCATCGGGTGGCCGCGCTGGCCACTTTGTTTACCGGCTTCTTCCTTTTAGTAAGCATATTGGTGGCAATAACGATTTTTGGCCCCAATGTCACGGGCCACTGGATTTTTCCCACATACAACGCAGTCCGGGCGGTTTCCATCGCCAATTTTCTGGAACGGCTGGATACTATTATTGTGGCGGTGTGGATGTTTGGAGGGTTCGCAAAAGTCGGAGTATTTTACTATGCCGCCGTTCTGGGCAGCGCCCAGTGGCTGGGGCTAAAGGATTACCGGCCCCTGGTGGCACCGGTGGGGGTGATCCTGGCGGCCTTGGCGGTCCTCTGCAAGAACATCGTAGAGCTGCTTGATTTTCTGGCTGCGGTTTGGCCACCCTACGCCTTAAGCGTCTTTGAGGTGGGGATGCCACTGGTATTGCTGATTGTTGCTCTGGCCAGGGGAAAGGGAGGAAAAAGTGTTGGTTAA
- a CDS encoding Ger(x)C family spore germination protein: MVKKIAVLLLLILLTGLTGGCWSRKEITEIAIVLGTGVDWTADGRIRLTVQIARPGAFYGGGEAGSRAREPASWVVSAEGKTVEEAERYLAMKVPREIYWGHSIILILGEEMAKKGTRMVTNFFQRNGQPRENMWVMVAKGEAKDLLETYSNLEKTSAQAAGFLHRMRTGKSVQVREFAEMLASKGVQPVVTAVEEKEAGITPEQGQDKKSPAHKQVEISGVAVFKEDRLIGWLDAYETRGLLWLKGEAVKGVITVPSPGEPDKEVSIQIRRGSTKVRPEYDGKHLRLDVLVRVEGDMVEQQSLEDLAKPEKIKALESEMAEEVKKRAAAALEKAQWEYGVDIFGFGDAFHRKYKKE; this comes from the coding sequence TTGGTTAAAAAGATTGCCGTCCTCCTCTTGCTGATACTTCTAACCGGCCTTACGGGCGGCTGCTGGAGCCGCAAGGAAATAACCGAGATAGCCATCGTGCTGGGAACAGGAGTTGACTGGACGGCGGACGGCCGGATCCGGCTGACCGTACAGATCGCCAGGCCCGGTGCTTTTTACGGCGGCGGTGAAGCGGGGAGCAGGGCAAGAGAGCCTGCCAGCTGGGTGGTTTCCGCGGAAGGCAAAACCGTTGAGGAGGCCGAAAGATACCTGGCCATGAAGGTCCCTCGTGAAATCTACTGGGGCCATAGCATTATCCTGATCCTCGGGGAAGAAATGGCCAAAAAGGGAACACGTATGGTTACAAACTTTTTTCAGCGCAACGGGCAACCCCGGGAAAATATGTGGGTGATGGTGGCTAAAGGAGAAGCAAAAGACTTGCTGGAAACCTATTCTAATCTGGAAAAAACCTCGGCGCAGGCCGCCGGCTTTCTGCACAGGATGAGAACCGGTAAATCCGTTCAGGTCAGGGAATTTGCTGAAATGCTGGCCAGTAAAGGGGTACAGCCGGTGGTCACCGCGGTTGAAGAAAAAGAAGCAGGGATTACCCCGGAGCAGGGCCAGGATAAGAAGTCCCCAGCGCATAAACAGGTGGAAATTTCCGGGGTGGCGGTATTTAAGGAGGACAGGCTAATCGGGTGGCTGGACGCTTACGAAACCAGGGGACTGCTCTGGCTGAAGGGTGAGGCTGTGAAGGGAGTAATCACTGTCCCCAGCCCAGGTGAGCCGGATAAAGAGGTCTCCATCCAGATTCGGCGGGGAAGTACGAAGGTCAGACCGGAATACGACGGGAAACACCTGCGGCTTGACGTGCTGGTAAGAGTGGAAGGGGATATGGTGGAACAGCAAAGCCTCGAGGATCTGGCCAAGCCTGAAAAGATCAAAGCCCTGGAAAGCGAAATGGCCGAGGAGGTCAAGAAGAGAGCAGCAGCCGCTCTGGAGAAAGCCCAGTGGGAGTACGGCGTGGACATCTTCGGCTTTGGCGACGCTTTCCACCGGAAGTACAAAAAAGAATGA